The uncultured Methanomethylovorans sp. genome contains a region encoding:
- the ilvD gene encoding dihydroxy-acid dehydratase, whose translation MRSDKTKKGIERAPNRSLLRATGLTDAEMERPFIAVVNSWTELIPGHIHLDKLSEAVKAGIRSAGGVPFEFHTIGICDGIAMGHEGMRYSLPSREAIEDSIELVLQGHQLDAMVMITACDKITPGHLMAAGRLDIPTIVVTGGPMMPGFVDDEYRDLISVFEGVGACRSEKMAEDKLQQLEECACSGAGSCAGMYTANTMACMTEALGLSVPGCATAHAVDAKKIRLAKSSGERIVAMVKEELTARKIVTIEAFENAIMVDMAIGGSTNTTLHLPAIAHAFGMQLTLDSFDKLSRTTPHITSLKPGGINYMLDFDRAGGIQAIMQKLRPKLHLDQMTVTGKTVGKNLDGFVVLNPKMNAQVIKALDSPFHKEGGIAVLKGSLAPDGSVVKQAAVSPKMLKHSGPAKVFDSEETAMSAIMAGKIKAGDVVVIRYEGPKGGPGMREMLSPTSAIAGMGLIESVALVTDGRFSGGTRGPCIGHVSPEAQEGGPIALVKEGDIIEIDISARKLDLKVSQEELAKRKAMFKPPEKKVTGYLARYRKLVSSASKGAIFE comes from the coding sequence ATGAGAAGCGATAAGACCAAAAAAGGAATAGAACGTGCACCAAACCGTTCTCTGCTCAGGGCAACAGGCCTGACAGATGCCGAAATGGAAAGACCATTCATTGCAGTGGTCAACTCATGGACCGAACTGATACCAGGACACATTCACCTGGACAAGTTATCAGAAGCAGTAAAGGCAGGCATCAGAAGTGCAGGAGGAGTTCCTTTTGAGTTTCACACCATCGGCATCTGCGATGGAATAGCAATGGGTCATGAAGGAATGAGATATTCACTTCCAAGCCGTGAAGCTATCGAGGATTCCATAGAACTTGTGCTCCAGGGGCACCAACTGGATGCAATGGTCATGATAACAGCATGTGACAAGATCACACCCGGACACCTCATGGCTGCTGGCAGGCTTGACATTCCCACAATAGTTGTGACCGGCGGACCCATGATGCCAGGATTTGTAGACGACGAGTATAGAGACCTTATATCGGTTTTTGAAGGAGTTGGAGCATGCCGCTCTGAGAAAATGGCTGAAGATAAACTCCAGCAACTTGAGGAATGTGCATGTTCGGGAGCAGGATCATGCGCAGGAATGTATACAGCTAACACAATGGCATGTATGACCGAAGCCCTTGGCCTGAGCGTTCCCGGTTGTGCCACGGCACATGCTGTAGATGCGAAGAAGATACGTCTGGCCAAATCATCAGGTGAGCGCATAGTAGCTATGGTTAAGGAGGAGCTTACTGCTCGTAAGATCGTCACTATAGAAGCCTTTGAGAACGCTATTATGGTGGATATGGCAATAGGAGGAAGCACAAATACCACACTGCACTTGCCTGCCATTGCACATGCTTTTGGAATGCAGCTGACACTAGATTCTTTTGATAAGCTTAGTCGCACTACCCCACACATTACATCTCTGAAGCCCGGAGGTATAAACTATATGCTGGACTTTGACAGGGCAGGAGGAATACAAGCCATCATGCAGAAGCTTAGACCTAAACTGCATCTTGACCAGATGACAGTTACAGGAAAAACTGTTGGTAAGAACCTGGATGGCTTTGTGGTACTTAATCCAAAGATGAATGCACAGGTCATTAAAGCGCTTGACTCACCCTTCCATAAAGAGGGTGGAATTGCAGTACTTAAGGGAAGTCTTGCACCAGATGGTTCAGTGGTCAAACAGGCCGCAGTCAGCCCAAAGATGCTAAAACACAGCGGTCCTGCAAAGGTCTTTGATAGCGAAGAGACGGCAATGTCGGCCATTATGGCTGGGAAAATAAAAGCTGGTGATGTAGTGGTAATTCGCTATGAGGGACCAAAGGGTGGTCCGGGAATGAGAGAAATGCTGTCCCCTACATCTGCAATCGCTGGAATGGGACTCATAGAATCAGTAGCCCTTGTAACTGATGGCAGATTCTCCGGTGGTACCCGCGGCCCATGTATTGGCCACGTGTCCCCTGAGGCACAGGAAGGCGGACCCATAGCACTGGTGAAGGAAGGAGATATCATTGAGATAGACATCTCTGCAAGAAAACTTGACCTGAAAGTATCCCAGGAAGAACTAGCAAAAAGAAAAGCTATGTTCAAACCTCCTGAGAAGAAAGTCACTGGCTACCTCGCAAGATACAGGAAACTTGTTAGCTCGGCCAGCAAAGGTGCAATTTTTGAATGA
- a CDS encoding transposase: MKIHACVSCEGFPLTIQISSGKEHDRQHFIEVMEDIKVKTDGRPRTRPLEVLADAAYDDTEIRQYLRSRAIKSNIPINTRNSKRKKRGRPTRFDEETYYYRGTIERFFAWLKMGFRKLASRYERLNVVFKGLLDIACFLLCWKKV, encoded by the coding sequence ATAAAGATCCATGCATGTGTAAGTTGTGAAGGTTTTCCACTTACAATCCAAATATCTTCTGGAAAAGAGCACGATAGACAGCACTTCATTGAAGTTATGGAGGATATTAAGGTTAAGACCGATGGAAGACCAAGGACAAGACCTCTTGAAGTTCTGGCAGACGCTGCGTACGACGATACAGAAATCAGGCAGTACTTAAGGTCCAGAGCTATCAAAAGCAACATACCGATCAATACAAGGAACAGTAAAAGAAAGAAAAGAGGAAGACCTACTCGATTTGATGAAGAAACATATTATTACAGAGGAACTATAGAACGATTCTTTGCATGGTTGAAGATGGGATTTAGAAAATTAGCAAGTAGATATGAACGTCTTAATGTGGTTTTCAAAGGATTGTTAGATATTGCATGTTTCCTGTTGTGTTGGAAAAAGGTGTGA
- a CDS encoding transposase produces the protein MEFRELSDDQWKFIKPHLPPQPITGRKRADDRKVINGILFVLITGCRWGDMPAIYGSQATAWRRLKRWSEEGIWNEIMESLRDSAYQKGKFSLDTVCIDSSFIETKKGEMTPRTTVTRKEKA, from the coding sequence ATGGAATTCAGAGAACTCTCTGATGATCAATGGAAGTTTATAAAGCCACACTTGCCACCACAACCAATTACCGGAAGAAAGAGAGCTGATGACCGTAAGGTCATCAATGGTATTCTCTTTGTTCTGATAACAGGTTGCAGATGGGGAGATATGCCAGCTATTTATGGTTCCCAGGCAACTGCCTGGAGAAGGCTGAAAAGGTGGTCAGAGGAAGGTATATGGAACGAGATAATGGAATCCCTTCGGGATTCCGCTTACCAGAAAGGTAAGTTCTCATTGGATACAGTGTGTATCGATAGCAGTTTCATCGAAACTAAAAAAGGGGAGATGACTCCTCGTACAACGGTCACAAGAAAAGAAAAGGCATAA
- a CDS encoding UbiA family prenyltransferase, producing the protein MRNNYIKLKGLLRLLRFELPFSAGVCVVMGQILAFGKFASISEIAFGFFSVFLISASILVLNDYFDVETDKLNAPHRPIPSNAVTPSEALLLSLILMLCGIILSYLISFIALLFSVILLIVGFLYNRTYKKSGLPGNLMVSFSVGMTFIYGGVSVGLPFNNVVWLFGLIAALIDLGEEIAADAMDMQGDLLINSNSLAIKYGKQVAIQKSSYIFFFVILLTSVPFILRWLPAIYLVPVAIMDTSIAYSSLRLLESSDNKDSGNMDLGRKYIRWIYLGATLGLLVFISMRLLEALK; encoded by the coding sequence ATGCGTAATAATTACATAAAATTAAAAGGGCTCCTAAGGTTGCTAAGATTTGAACTTCCATTCTCTGCCGGAGTATGCGTAGTAATGGGGCAAATTTTAGCATTTGGAAAGTTTGCATCAATTTCAGAAATCGCATTTGGTTTTTTTTCAGTATTTCTTATTTCAGCTTCAATATTAGTATTAAATGACTATTTTGATGTTGAAACAGATAAACTCAATGCACCTCATCGGCCAATCCCTTCAAATGCTGTTACTCCATCAGAAGCTTTGTTGCTATCTCTAATTCTCATGCTATGTGGCATCATCCTGAGTTATTTGATTAGTTTTATAGCGTTATTATTCTCTGTTATTTTATTGATTGTTGGATTTCTCTATAACAGGACATATAAAAAGAGCGGGTTGCCAGGAAATTTAATGGTGAGTTTTTCTGTTGGGATGACCTTTATTTATGGTGGTGTATCTGTTGGATTGCCCTTTAATAATGTTGTCTGGCTTTTTGGTTTAATTGCCGCATTAATAGATCTGGGGGAAGAAATTGCCGCTGATGCAATGGATATGCAAGGGGATCTTCTTATCAATTCAAATTCCCTGGCAATAAAATATGGAAAACAAGTTGCTATCCAGAAGAGCAGTTATATTTTCTTTTTTGTTATTCTGCTGACATCTGTTCCTTTTATACTAAGGTGGTTACCTGCTATTTATTTGGTTCCAGTCGCAATAATGGATACCTCTATTGCTTATTCGTCTTTGAGATTATTGGAATCTAGTGATAATAAGGACTCAGGAAATATGGATTTAGGAAGAAAATATATCCGCTGGATTTATTTGGGTGCAACACTTGGGCTGCTGGTTTTTATATCGATGAGGCTTCTTGAAGCTTTAAAATAA
- a CDS encoding Hpt domain-containing protein, which translates to MEKTQIDESFLILGTHAEPLIFDKKGLFERTMNDEKLAKDLIAIFLREMSECLKELSTYVEIRDFNNINFYAHKIKGASANIGGMALSSSAEKIEKAAIECEYNRIVTLRSDIEKQFEILTNHIKEV; encoded by the coding sequence ATGGAAAAAACACAAATTGATGAATCATTTTTGATTTTAGGGACACATGCCGAACCATTGATATTTGACAAAAAAGGCCTTTTTGAACGAACCATGAATGATGAGAAGCTTGCTAAGGATTTGATAGCAATTTTTCTTAGAGAAATGTCAGAATGCCTTAAAGAATTGAGCACGTATGTGGAAATAAGGGATTTTAACAATATCAATTTTTATGCACATAAAATCAAAGGAGCTTCAGCCAATATTGGTGGCATGGCTCTGAGTAGCTCTGCTGAAAAAATAGAGAAAGCCGCCATTGAATGTGAATATAATAGAATTGTTACTCTTAGGTCAGATATTGAAAAGCAATTTGAGATCTTAACTAATCACATTAAAGAGGTATGA
- a CDS encoding response regulator: MKILIADDGLTSRTMLQAVINKWGHEAVTAADGNEAWTIVQKDNAPKLLILDWMMPGMNGLELCRKLRSNRSNEAFYIILLTSKNNPQDIAEGLEAGADDYISKPVDNYELHARINVGMRILAYKEEILEPEKNKHALDEINEICQQMSQPLKSVLGWSEILLMDLPENDSNYQALKTIKEGVEGIGILSRRIRHISNTNQKKAL, encoded by the coding sequence ATGAAAATACTGATTGCAGATGATGGCCTTACCTCACGCACTATGCTGCAGGCGGTTATTAACAAGTGGGGTCATGAGGCCGTTACCGCAGCCGATGGAAATGAAGCATGGACTATCGTGCAAAAAGATAATGCTCCAAAACTATTGATACTGGACTGGATGATGCCTGGAATGAACGGTCTGGAGCTTTGCAGGAAACTGCGTTCAAACAGATCAAATGAGGCTTTTTACATCATCCTTTTAACATCAAAGAATAATCCACAGGATATCGCAGAAGGATTGGAAGCCGGAGCAGATGACTATATATCTAAACCAGTTGACAATTATGAACTTCATGCCCGAATCAATGTCGGCATGAGAATACTTGCATATAAAGAAGAAATACTGGAACCTGAAAAGAACAAGCATGCACTTGATGAAATTAATGAAATATGCCAGCAAATGAGCCAACCCTTGAAATCTGTCCTTGGTTGGTCCGAGATTCTCCTTATGGACCTACCTGAAAACGATTCAAACTATCAGGCCCTAAAGACTATAAAGGAAGGAGTAGAAGGAATAGGAATCCTTTCCCGAAGAATCAGGCACATATCAAATACGAATCAAAAAAAGGCTCTGTAG
- a CDS encoding thymidylate synthase: MKAVLIDADTIASAWSRLIYEIYTNGEDHKPDYSMGTRRLHATVIISNVDTDQINSFVPFGENLIKKYKEELTEEYADWYVSLPDEDQRKFDYCYAKQLFRYGETAYNTLSENINNLRVGSRRHVGVLWENEVHIPKFEDQPCWIAYKLELLNETDVRLYILYRSWDAFGGFPANLPAIVEGFKKVFREKSLPYRIESLMATGWDTHIYEADLQAVENIFKTAELCPRCGNIAAKHAFISTTKGRVCSQCKSRM, from the coding sequence ATGAAAGCAGTGCTAATAGATGCCGATACTATCGCTTCGGCCTGGTCACGGCTGATATATGAAATTTATACGAATGGGGAAGACCACAAACCGGATTACAGTATGGGTACTCGTAGACTGCATGCAACTGTGATCATTAGTAATGTGGATACGGATCAGATAAACTCCTTTGTGCCATTTGGAGAAAACCTCATTAAGAAGTATAAGGAGGAGCTTACTGAGGAATATGCTGATTGGTATGTATCACTTCCGGATGAGGATCAAAGGAAGTTCGATTACTGCTATGCAAAGCAGCTTTTCCGTTACGGTGAAACTGCTTATAATACTCTTTCAGAGAATATCAATAACCTTCGGGTTGGCTCAAGAAGGCATGTTGGAGTACTATGGGAGAATGAAGTTCACATCCCTAAATTTGAGGATCAGCCATGTTGGATAGCTTACAAGCTTGAATTACTTAACGAAACTGATGTTCGTCTCTACATCCTCTATCGTTCATGGGATGCTTTCGGGGGATTCCCTGCGAACCTGCCTGCTATCGTGGAAGGTTTTAAAAAAGTCTTCAGGGAAAAAAGTCTTCCTTACAGGATTGAATCCTTGATGGCTACAGGGTGGGATACTCACATATATGAGGCTGATCTGCAGGCTGTGGAAAATATATTCAAAACCGCAGAACTTTGTCCAAGGTGTGGTAATATAGCTGCAAAGCATGCTTTCATTTCCACCACAAAAGGAAGAGTATGTTCTCAATGTAAATCTCGGATGTGA
- the mtxX gene encoding methanogenesis marker protein Mmp4/MtxX, with product MSLLNTPDLLEVIRKKSIQNRARVAIGVRDPTKKIIASAEEANDQGFAEVVLVGDQQEITSLGTHLEVVGTSEPEKVIVDLLVSGYVDAAVRGTARASDTLSYLKKTINIDKLHRVALLTTAEGTPFFIAPVGIDEGEDLADKMEFARLGSEHISRFGIEPVIGFLSGGRMGDVGRNSRVDRTLADGEFLSNRLNEMGIKAKHYTILIEDAIKEANFIIAPDGISGNLIFRTLVFLGCGDGMGAPVLMDKYVFVDTSRVGGHYTKAIMVAGALSNMNKSKG from the coding sequence ATGTCGCTCCTGAACACACCTGACCTTCTGGAAGTTATTCGTAAAAAATCTATTCAGAACAGGGCTAGAGTAGCTATTGGTGTAAGAGATCCCACTAAAAAGATCATTGCAAGCGCTGAAGAGGCCAATGATCAGGGTTTTGCAGAGGTTGTATTGGTTGGTGATCAACAGGAGATCACTTCTTTAGGTACGCATCTTGAAGTGGTGGGAACCAGCGAACCAGAAAAAGTTATTGTGGACCTTTTAGTCTCAGGTTATGTGGATGCTGCTGTAAGGGGCACAGCTCGAGCTTCAGATACTTTGTCTTACCTTAAAAAGACCATAAATATAGATAAACTACATCGTGTGGCTTTGCTTACCACTGCCGAAGGCACTCCTTTTTTTATTGCACCGGTTGGTATAGATGAGGGTGAAGACCTCGCCGATAAGATGGAATTTGCAAGACTCGGATCAGAACACATAAGCAGGTTTGGGATTGAACCTGTAATTGGTTTTCTATCAGGTGGTAGAATGGGTGATGTGGGGCGTAATAGCAGGGTGGATCGTACACTGGCAGATGGGGAATTCCTATCCAACCGTCTGAACGAAATGGGCATAAAAGCAAAGCATTATACTATTCTTATTGAAGATGCCATCAAAGAAGCAAATTTCATCATTGCTCCAGATGGTATTTCGGGAAACCTTATTTTCCGTACACTTGTCTTTTTGGGATGTGGTGATGGCATGGGAGCACCTGTCCTGATGGACAAATATGTTTTTGTTGATACTTCAAGGGTAGGCGGTCATTACACTAAAGCCATTATGGTTGCTGGTGCGCTCTCCAATATGAACAAAAGCAAGGGGTGA
- a CDS encoding replication factor C large subunit codes for MTTAKEWAEKYRPKNLADVVGNPAATGQLKLWAQQWLDGTPEQKAVLLHGPAGVGKTSTAYALAIDVGWEAIELNASDQRTADVIERIAGSASRMSTLDGISSKRLIVLDEADNMHGTSDRGGAKAIGDIIKTTGQPIVLIANDAYGIPSSVRSNVLEIKFNALQTRSIIPALKQIAFKEGLMCGVGIIEKIAENADGDMRSAINDLQAVAMGRNEINISDIATAERDNKESVFKVMERIFKGTDVKAALEATYGLDESPEDLVHWIDENLPIQYAGKEEGFITDQIQKGYEYISRADLFLGRVQKRQNYLMWRYASVLMTCGTVVSKSQPKRGFVKFSPPSLWRRMGQLKARRNMRNNVAAKIADHCHESMRYSGTEIACIYNILLEDQDYAPSVVAELELDLDELIFMTGASKVTKKIQKIYDDAQKLRKEKGKTEVIFFRVPEKQNPVMDKKQTNLADIITAEEKDPKEKESNTTMVQNNKTTTRVQSKPQKTLFDF; via the coding sequence ATGACCACAGCGAAAGAATGGGCTGAAAAGTACAGGCCGAAAAATCTTGCTGATGTAGTGGGAAACCCTGCTGCAACTGGACAACTTAAATTGTGGGCCCAGCAATGGCTAGATGGAACACCAGAACAAAAGGCAGTGCTCCTCCATGGTCCAGCTGGCGTTGGTAAGACATCAACAGCCTATGCATTGGCAATAGATGTGGGATGGGAAGCTATAGAACTCAATGCTAGCGATCAACGCACAGCTGACGTGATAGAAAGAATTGCAGGTTCGGCTTCAAGAATGAGCACCTTAGATGGTATATCTTCAAAAAGGCTTATTGTACTTGATGAAGCAGATAACATGCATGGAACAAGTGACCGTGGCGGTGCAAAGGCAATAGGAGACATAATAAAAACTACAGGTCAGCCTATAGTACTAATTGCCAATGATGCTTATGGAATACCATCCTCTGTCAGATCGAATGTCCTGGAGATCAAATTCAATGCATTGCAGACACGTTCTATAATACCGGCTCTAAAGCAAATAGCGTTTAAAGAGGGTTTGATGTGTGGTGTCGGCATCATTGAAAAGATCGCTGAAAACGCAGATGGAGATATGCGCAGTGCCATCAATGACCTACAGGCAGTTGCAATGGGTAGGAATGAGATTAATATATCAGACATTGCAACTGCAGAGAGAGATAATAAAGAATCCGTATTCAAGGTAATGGAAAGGATATTCAAGGGAACTGATGTGAAAGCAGCTTTAGAGGCAACATACGGCCTTGATGAAAGCCCTGAGGATCTGGTCCACTGGATCGATGAAAACCTTCCCATTCAATATGCTGGCAAAGAAGAGGGATTTATCACAGATCAGATCCAAAAAGGATATGAATATATATCACGCGCAGACCTGTTTCTTGGAAGAGTTCAAAAAAGGCAGAATTACCTTATGTGGCGCTATGCGAGTGTACTCATGACCTGTGGAACAGTTGTTTCGAAGTCTCAACCTAAACGTGGTTTTGTTAAGTTCAGCCCACCTTCTCTGTGGCGTCGTATGGGACAACTGAAGGCAAGAAGAAACATGCGTAATAACGTTGCAGCAAAGATAGCAGATCACTGCCATGAATCAATGCGTTACTCGGGGACCGAAATAGCCTGTATCTACAATATATTGCTTGAAGACCAAGATTATGCTCCTTCAGTGGTAGCTGAATTAGAACTAGATCTGGACGAACTTATATTCATGACAGGTGCATCGAAAGTGACAAAAAAGATTCAAAAGATTTATGACGATGCACAGAAACTAAGAAAAGAGAAGGGAAAAACAGAAGTTATATTTTTTAGAGTTCCTGAAAAACAAAATCCTGTAATGGATAAAAAGCAAACAAACCTTGCTGATATAATCACCGCTGAAGAAAAGGACCCTAAAGAAAAAGAAAGTAATACAACGATGGTCCAGAATAATAAAACTACAACCAGAGTACAAAGTAAACCTCAGAAGACATTATTTGATTTTTGA
- a CDS encoding transposase, whose product MEFRELSDDQWKFIKPHLPPQPITGRKRADDRKVINGILFVLITGCRWGDMPAIYGSQATAWRRLKRWSEEGIWNEIMESLRDSAYQKSKFSLDTVCIDSSFIETKKGERTPRTTVTKKGKV is encoded by the coding sequence ATGGAATTCAGAGAACTCTCTGATGATCAATGGAAGTTTATAAAGCCACACTTGCCACCACAACCAATTACCGGAAGAAAGAGAGCTGATGACCGTAAGGTCATCAATGGTATTCTCTTTGTTCTGATAACAGGTTGCAGATGGGGAGATATGCCAGCTATTTATGGTTCCCAGGCAACTGCCTGGAGAAGGCTGAAAAGGTGGTCAGAGGAAGGTATATGGAACGAGATAATGGAATCCCTTCGGGATTCCGCTTACCAGAAAAGTAAGTTCTCATTGGATACAGTGTGTATCGACAGCAGTTTCATCGAAACTAAAAAAGGGGAGAGGACTCCTCGTACAACGGTCACAAAAAAAGGAAAGGTATAA
- a CDS encoding transposase, producing the protein MHACVSCEGFPLIIQISSGKEHDRQHFIEVMEDIKVKTDGRPRTRPLEVLADAAYDDTEIRQYLRSRAIKSNIPINTRNSKRKKRGRPTRFDEETYHYRGTIERFFAWLKMGFRKLASRYERLNVVFKGLLDIACFLLCWKKV; encoded by the coding sequence ATTCATGCATGTGTAAGTTGTGAAGGTTTTCCACTTATAATCCAAATATCTTCTGGAAAAGAGCACGATAGACAGCACTTCATTGAAGTTATGGAGGATATTAAGGTTAAGACCGATGGAAGACCAAGGACAAGACCTCTTGAAGTTCTGGCAGACGCTGCGTACGACGATACAGAAATCAGGCAGTACTTAAGGTCCAGAGCTATCAAAAGCAACATACCGATCAATACAAGGAACAGTAAAAGAAAGAAAAGAGGAAGACCTACTCGATTTGATGAAGAAACATATCATTACAGAGGAACTATAGAACGATTCTTTGCATGGTTGAAGATGGGATTTAGAAAATTAGCAAGTAGATATGAACGTCTTAATGTGGTTTTCAAAGGATTGTTAGATATTGCATGTTTCCTGTTGTGTTGGAAAAAGGTGTGA
- a CDS encoding Lrp/AsnC ligand binding domain-containing protein — MVNVLPGKERAAYNELHRIEGIKDIYHVFGEYDFVVIVDVEDLSTLNNIVDNIRENEFVTATQTIVGAELK, encoded by the coding sequence ATGGTAAATGTATTGCCTGGAAAGGAAAGGGCAGCTTACAATGAATTGCACCGTATTGAAGGTATCAAGGACATATACCATGTTTTTGGAGAGTATGACTTTGTCGTAATTGTGGATGTAGAAGACCTCAGCACATTGAACAATATAGTAGATAACATCAGAGAAAATGAATTCGTAACAGCTACACAAACCATAGTTGGCGCAGAGCTCAAATAA
- a CDS encoding DNA topoisomerase VI subunit B, which produces MDIPIAEELAKNQKSISVAEFFEKNRQILGFDSAPRSLITTIKEAVDNSLDACEEAEILPDILVQIERSDKDSVVIIVEDNGPGIVKEQIPKVFAKLLYGSRFHALKQSRGQQGIGISASVLYSQLTSGHPTKIISKIGQGKPAHYYELMINTSTNEPEILKEEIIDWDRHHGTRIELEMEASYVKGRRQSVNEYLKATAIVNPHARIKLIEPDKNEIVFERATDKIPVAAKEILPHPHGIELGTLMKMLRYTERQKLTPFLRYSFSKIGHLTAEEICKASGLDGEMDPHEINRDQARKLLDAFGKVKIMAPPTDCLSPIGENLIYKGLEKEVNVDFIATTSRTPSVYSGNPFLVEVGLAYGGDLQKEDRVDIMRFANRVPLLYQQGGCVTTHAIESIKWKQYGLNQPGGGLPTGPVAILIHVASTNVPFTSESKDAIAEIPEIKAEIELAVKEVGRKLNMYMNRQENLKKRREKEIIITKVLPKMAKKLAETLDKDVPDINPVVAKIMCNLLVSRKISHNADGSARISIMLKNFSGKTIDCTVHEMVPFKIRETIPEPKTISMGNDFDYLWNMSLTTGSSKAVSYVVDTLSDSEAAKFPQVIVEGLDEELVTGAKAIKGLI; this is translated from the coding sequence ATGGATATTCCAATTGCAGAAGAACTTGCAAAAAACCAGAAGTCAATAAGTGTAGCTGAATTTTTCGAAAAGAACAGGCAAATTCTCGGATTTGACTCAGCTCCCCGTAGCCTCATCACAACGATAAAGGAAGCTGTAGATAACTCACTTGATGCCTGCGAAGAAGCAGAAATCCTACCGGACATCCTTGTACAGATTGAAAGATCTGACAAAGACAGCGTGGTGATCATTGTTGAAGATAATGGTCCTGGTATAGTAAAGGAACAGATACCGAAGGTCTTTGCAAAACTGCTTTATGGATCACGTTTCCATGCCCTGAAACAAAGCAGAGGACAGCAAGGTATAGGCATATCCGCATCTGTACTCTATTCACAACTGACTTCAGGGCATCCTACTAAAATCATTTCAAAAATCGGACAAGGAAAGCCTGCACATTATTACGAGTTAATGATTAACACCAGTACTAACGAGCCCGAGATATTAAAAGAAGAAATAATTGATTGGGACCGGCATCATGGAACCCGTATTGAACTGGAAATGGAAGCTTCTTATGTAAAAGGTAGAAGACAATCAGTAAACGAGTATCTCAAAGCAACAGCCATAGTAAACCCTCATGCACGTATTAAGCTCATAGAACCGGATAAAAATGAGATCGTGTTCGAAAGGGCAACAGATAAGATACCTGTAGCTGCAAAGGAGATACTTCCACACCCTCATGGGATAGAACTGGGAACACTCATGAAGATGCTCCGATATACTGAAAGGCAAAAACTGACACCCTTTCTCCGATATTCATTCTCAAAAATAGGCCACCTTACAGCAGAAGAGATCTGCAAGGCTTCAGGCCTTGACGGAGAGATGGACCCACATGAGATAAACAGAGACCAGGCAAGGAAACTGCTGGATGCCTTCGGCAAAGTGAAAATTATGGCCCCACCTACTGATTGCCTGTCTCCGATAGGTGAGAACCTGATCTACAAAGGCTTGGAAAAGGAAGTCAATGTGGACTTTATTGCAACTACCAGCAGGACACCATCAGTATACTCCGGAAATCCATTTTTAGTAGAAGTGGGCCTTGCCTATGGAGGAGACCTACAAAAAGAAGACCGTGTGGACATCATGCGTTTTGCTAACAGAGTACCTTTATTGTATCAGCAAGGCGGATGTGTGACTACACATGCCATAGAATCCATAAAATGGAAACAGTATGGGCTCAACCAGCCAGGCGGAGGACTGCCAACAGGACCTGTTGCTATACTAATCCATGTTGCATCAACAAATGTACCCTTCACCTCCGAATCAAAAGATGCTATAGCCGAAATTCCTGAAATAAAGGCAGAGATCGAACTGGCAGTAAAGGAAGTAGGTCGTAAGCTGAACATGTATATGAATCGGCAGGAAAACCTGAAAAAGCGCAGAGAAAAAGAGATAATTATCACCAAAGTGCTGCCAAAAATGGCAAAGAAACTTGCAGAAACACTGGATAAAGACGTACCTGATATCAATCCGGTTGTTGCAAAAATAATGTGTAACTTGCTTGTGAGCAGAAAGATAAGTCATAATGCAGATGGCAGTGCAAGGATCTCTATTATGCTCAAAAACTTCTCAGGTAAGACTATAGATTGTACTGTTCATGAAATGGTTCCATTCAAGATCAGAGAAACTATCCCGGAACCTAAGACCATATCTATGGGCAATGATTTTGATTATTTATGGAACATGTCACTTACTACGGGTTCTTCAAAGGCAGTAAGCTATGTTGTAGATACACTTTCCGATTCAGAAGCTGCAAAGTTCCCTCAAGTGATTGTGGAAGGACTTGATGAAGAACTCGTAACCGGAGCAAAGGCTATCAAGGGGCTGATCTAA